The proteins below come from a single Panicum hallii strain FIL2 chromosome 7, PHallii_v3.1, whole genome shotgun sequence genomic window:
- the LOC112899616 gene encoding vacuolar protein-sorting-associated protein 11 homolog produces the protein MYQWRKFEFFEEKAAGRGGGGGGSSAAVPAEIAGRITCCSGGRGRVAVGCDDGTVGLLDRGFRLSYGFQAHASSVLFLQQLKQRNVLVTVGDDDQSSSQSSAICLKVFDLDKVQEEGSSTTTPFCVQILRVFTDHFPQAKISSFMVLEEAPPILLIAIGLHNGFIYCIKGDIARERITRFKLQVEAASDGSTSLPITGLGFRVEGQAHQLFAVTPSSVSLFSLHVQPPRRQTLDQIGCQTNAVAMSDRMDLIIGRPEAVYFYEVDGRGPCWAFDGEKRFVGWFRGYLLCIIEDQRTQKGTLNVYDLKNRLIAHSMPVGDVSHLVCEWGYIILIMADKKILCIGEKDMESKLDMLFKKNLYTVAINLVQSQQADPTSTAEVLRKYGDHLYGKQEYDEAMSQYIHTIGHLEPSYVIQKFLDAKRIYNLTNYLEKLHDRGLASKDHTTLLLNCYTKLKDVEKLNDFIKDEEGIGEIKFDVETAIRVCRAAGYHEHAMFVAKKAGRHELYLKILLEDLGRYDEALQYISGLEANQAGLTVKEYGKILVEHRPSETVEILLRLCTDVGDPTTRRGSNSMHLLMIPSPMDFVNIFVHSPQYLMEFLENYIKAVKDSPAQTEIHNTLLELYISNDLSLPSVSQENGFENHNIKETNGKGATNGYKSGTREKAILGKEDTKIAKSIVDRRRKGLALLKSAWTSEMQEPLYDVDLALILCNTHAFKDGLLFLYEKLKLYKEVISCYKQAHDHQGLIACCKKLGDSSQGGDPSLWGDLLKYFGELGEDCSKEVKEVLTYIEKEDVVPPIVVLQTLSKNPCLTLSVVKDYIARKLEQESKLIEDDRKSIDKYQEETELMKREIEDLKTNAKVFQLSKCTACTFTLDLPAVHFMCMHSFHLRCLGDNEKECPECAPEYRSVMEAKQKLEQNARDHDLFFRQLRGSKDGFSVVADYFSKGIVSKTTVPPENGR, from the exons ATGTACCAGTGGCGCAAGTTCGAGTTCTTCGAGGAGAAggcggccggccgcggcggcgggggcggagggtCGTCCGCCGCCGTGCCGGCCGAGATCGCGGGCCGCATCACCTGCTGCtcgggcggccgcggccgcgtcgCGGTGGGGTGCGACGACGGCACCGTGGGACTCCTCGACCGCGGGTTCCGCCTCTCCTACGGCTTCCAGGCCCACGCCTCCTccgtcctcttcctccagcagcTCAAG CAAAGGAATGTTCTCGTCACAGTTGGAGATGATGATCAGTCATCTTCGCAGTCATCGGCAATATGTCTCAAGGTTTTCGACCTTGACAAAGTACAAGAAGAGGgatcaagcacaacaactcCTTTCTGTGTTCAAATTTTGCGGGTCTTCACCGATCACTTTCCTCAAGCAAAG ATTTCATCATTTATGGTTCTAGAAGAAGCACCACCTATATTGTTGATTGCCATTGGACTACACAATGGTTTCATTTATTGCATCAAAGGTGACATTGCACGTGAGCGTATTACACGCTTCAAGTTGCAGGTTGAGGCTGCTTCAGATGGCAGCACTAGTTTGCCTATCACTGGTCTTGGTTTCCGAGTTGAGGGGCAAGCACATCAGCTCTTTGCTGTAACTCCTAGTTCTGTATCCTTGTTCAGCTTGCATGTTCAACCACCAAGGAGGCAAACACTTGATCAGATTGGTTGCCAGACCAATGCTGTGGCAATGAGTGACCGAATG GATCTAATTATTGGTAGACCTGAAGCTGTCTATTTCTATGAAGTCGATGGTAGGGGTCCTTGCTGGGCATTTGATGGTGAGAAAAGGTTCGTAGGTTGGTTTCGAGGCTATTTACTTTGCATTATTGAAGATCAGAGGACTCAGAAGGGTACCCTTAATGTTTACGACCTTAAGAATCGGCTGATTGCACATAGCATGCCTGTGGGGGATGTTTCACATTTGGTCTGTGAGTGGGGTTATATTATTCTTATTATGGCTGACAAAAAGATTCTGTGCATTGGAGAGAAAGACATGGAAAGTAAGCTTGACATGTTGTTCAAGAAAAATCTTTATACAGTTGCGATCAATCTTGTACAAAGTCAGCAGGCTGATCCTACTTCGACTGCTGAGGTGCTGCGGAAGTATGGTGACCATCTGTATGGTAAACAAGAATATGATGAGGCTATGTCCCAGTATATCCACACTATTGGTCATCTTGAACCATCATATGTTATACAGAAGTTCCTTGATGCAAAGCGCATCTACAACCTGACAAATTATTTAGAGAAGTTACATGATAGAGGATTAGCATCCAAAGACCACACGACCCTTCTGTTGAACTGCTATACCAAATTGAAAGATGTGGAGAAACTTAACGATTTCATCAAAGATGAAGAGGGGATAGGTGAAATCAAGTTTGATGTGGAAACTGCTATAAGAGTATGCCGTGCTGCTGGATATCATGAACATGCCATGTTTGTGGCGAAAAAGGCTGGGAGGCATGAGTTGTACTTGAAAATTTTACTTGAGGATCTGGGTAGATATGATGAGGCACTGCAATATATATCTGGCCTTGAGGCAAATCAAGCAGGTCTTACTGTAAAAGAATATGGGAAAATTCTTGTGGAACATAGACCTTCCGAAACAGTTGAAATACTGTTAAGGCTCTGTACCGATGTTGGAGATCCTACAACAAGAAGAGGTTCAAACAGCATGCACTTGCTTATGATACCATCGCCAATGGATTTTGTGAATATATTTGTGCACAGCCCACAATATCTTATGGAATTTCTGGAAAATTATATCAAAGCAGTCAAGGACTCACCTGCGCAAACAGAAATTCATAACACCCTTCTGGAGCTCTATATTTCAAATGATTTGAGCTTGCCATCTGTCTCACAAGAAAATGGCTTTGAGAATCACAATATAAAAGAAACAAACGGTAAGGGAGCTACAAATGGCTATAAGTCTGGAACAAGAGAGAAAGCAATTCTTGGAAAAGAAGATACTAAAATAGCGAAGAGTATTGTTGATAGGAGAAGGAAAGGGCTTGCATTACTCAAGTCTGCTTGGACATCTGAGATGCAAGAACCTTTGTATGATGTTGATCTTGCTCTTATTCTTTGTAATACACATGCATTCAAAGATGGATTGCTCTTTCTATATGAGAAACTAAAACTTTACAAAGAAGTTATTAGTTGTTACAAGCAAGCTCACGATCATCAAGGTTTAATTGCATGCTGCAAGAAGCTGGGGGACTCGTCTCAAGGAGGGGATCCATCTCTGTGGGGTGATTTGTTGAAGTATTTTGGGGAGCTGGGGGAAGATTGCTCTAAAGAAGTTAAAGAGGTCTTGACCTACATTGAAAAGGAGGATGTTGTGCCTCCCATTGTTGTGCTACAGACACTGTCAAAAAACCCATGCTTGACGCTCTCAGTTGTCAAGGATTACATAGCTCGCAAACTTGAGCAAGAATCAAAGCTAATTGAAGATGATAGAAAATCCATTGACAAGTATCAG GAGGAGACAGAGTTGATGAAAAGGGAGATTGAAGATCTTAAGACAAACGCGAAGGTTTTCCAACTCAGCAAGTGTACAGCTTGTACTTTCACCCTTGATCTTCCAGCTGTCCATTTCATGTGCATGCATTCATTCCACCTCCGCTGCCTTGGGGACAATGAAAAAGAATGCCCGGAATGTGCACCTGAATATAGATCTGTTATGGAGGCAAAGCAGAAGCTAGAACAAAACGCCAGAGACCATGACCTATTTTTCAGGCAGTTGAGGGGTTCGAAGGACGGGTTTTCTGTCGTCGCGGACTATTTTAGCAAGGGCATAGTGAGCAAGACAACTGTACCACCCGAGAACGGCCGATAG